The Sebastes umbrosus isolate fSebUmb1 chromosome 23, fSebUmb1.pri, whole genome shotgun sequence genome contains a region encoding:
- the LOC119482566 gene encoding NXPE family member 3-like isoform X2: MKARACIRKEYGVIFLFLAVFVLIYVLRNMDVLEFPHKVNSISIVPRVFTDPDKHRSFCTFQPLSREEALEERFLLDSIAWPETPLVSLEQTSDPAHSNFTILPARGGGQWHVGDQLEVMIQMSDFKGRPRKSGGDFLLARLHNRKIGAGVVGQVVDHLNGSYSAVFSLLWDGGAQVEVTLVHPVEVIPVLNRLNSEQPDRIYFNSLFRSGSVSETSICNVCLHPTQPLCNFTDVRTGEPWFCYKPKSLSCDARVNHAMGSYKENIKAEEKKLFQSGVNLKVYMRSSGPASVTVLPQKEDLKEFDLHSPEKAGPYMSLDYANNILLTSRFHGPPIRIVVVSASQLRYIANEIDGLIGGTNTVVVFGIWAHFGTFPMEIYIRRLQSIRRAVVRLLDRAPGTLVVIRTGNPKALSLTISLTNSDWHSWQCNKVLRAVFKGLNVHLIDAWEMTLAHHLPHDLHPAPPIIKNMVNVLLSYMCPQKGG, from the exons ATGAAGGCCAGAGCTTGTATAAGAAAGGAGTACGGAGTCATCTTCCTCTTTCTGGCTGTCTTTGTCTTGATCTATGTGCTACGTAACATGGATGTTCTGGAG TTTCCACATAAAGTGAACTCCATCAGCATCGTCCCAAGAGTTTTCACTGACCCTGACAAGCATCGCAGCTTCTGCACCTTCCAGCCTTTGTCCCGTGAGGAGGCTCTGGAGGAGCGCTTCCTACTAGACTCTATTGCTTGGCCTGAAACTCCACTTGTTTCTTTGGAGCAGACCAGCGATCCAGCTCACAGCAACTTCACCATTCTCCCAGCGAGGGGAGGAGGACAGTGGCACGTAGGGGATCAGCTGGAGGTTATGATACAGATGTCTGACTTCAAGGGCCGTCCCAGGAAGTCTGGGGGGGACTTCTTACTCGCCAGGCTGCACAACCGGAAGATTGGTGCAGGTGTGGTTGGGCAAGTAGTGGATCATCTCAATGGGAGTTACTCTGCTGTATTCTCTTTACTCTGGGATGGAGGCGCGCAGGTTGAG GTGACGCTGGTTCACCCCGTTGAGGTTATCCCAGTGCTGAACAGGCTGAACAGCGAACAGCCCGACAGGATTTACTTCAACAGCCTCTTCCGCTCAGGCTCAGTCTCTGAAACTTCCATCTGTAACGTCTGCCTACATCCAACCCAGCCTCTGTGCAACTTCACTGACGTCCGTACAGGCGAGCCTTGGTTCTGCTACAAGCCAAAGAGCCTGAGCTGTGATGCCAGGGTCAACCACGCCATGGGATCATACAAAGAAAACATCAAGGCCGAGGAGAAGAAGCTCTTTCAAAG CGGTGTTAACTTGAAAGTCTACATGCGGTCTTCAGGACCTGCCAGTGTCACTGTGTTGCCACAAAAGGAAG ATCTGAAGGAGTTTGACCTGCACAGCCCAGAGAAAGCTGGACCTTACATGTCCTTGGACTATGCAAACAACATCTTGTTGACGTCCCGCTTCCACGGCCCTCCTATCCGTATTGTCGTCGTCTCAGCCAGCCAGCTTCGGTACATTGCCAATGAAATAGATGGCTTAATTGGAGGCACCAACACTGTCGTCGTTTTTGGCATCTGGGCTCACTTCGGCACTTTCCCGATGGAGATCTACATCCGGAGGCTGCAGAGCATCCGCAGGGCGGTGGTGCGGCTGCTGGACAGGGCTCCAGGCACGCTGGTCGTCATCCGAACCGGGAACCCCAAAGCTCTGTCGCTTACTATCTCTCTAACCAACAGCGACTGGCACTCGTGGCAGTGTAACAAGGTGCTCAGAGCCGTGTTCAAAGGACTGAATGTTCATCTGATCGATGCCTGGGAGATGACCCTGGCCCACCACCTGCCGCACGACCTTCACCCAGCACCTCCTATTATTAAGAATATGGTTAACGTTCTCTTGTCCTACATGTGCCCTCAAAAGGGTGGctag
- the LOC119482566 gene encoding NXPE family member 3-like isoform X1: MKARACIRKEYGVIFLFLAVFVLIYVLRNMDVLEFPHKVNSISIVPRVFTDPDKHRSFCTFQPLSREEALEERFLLDSIAWPETPLVSLEQTSDPAHSNFTILPARGGGQWHVGDQLEVMIQMSDFKGRPRKSGGDFLLARLHNRKIGAGVVGQVVDHLNGSYSAVFSLLWDGGAQVEVTLVHPVEVIPVLNRLNSEQPDRIYFNSLFRSGSVSETSICNVCLHPTQPLCNFTDVRTGEPWFCYKPKSLSCDARVNHAMGSYKENIKAEEKKLFQSGVNLKVYMRSSGPASVTVLPQKEAQPKVQSSSVTSGPSGFYYQDVWRALGGTTVQQFQFNTAAMIQCLKGKVVHMYGDSTVRQLFEFLNAALPDLKEFDLHSPEKAGPYMSLDYANNILLTSRFHGPPIRIVVVSASQLRYIANEIDGLIGGTNTVVVFGIWAHFGTFPMEIYIRRLQSIRRAVVRLLDRAPGTLVVIRTGNPKALSLTISLTNSDWHSWQCNKVLRAVFKGLNVHLIDAWEMTLAHHLPHDLHPAPPIIKNMVNVLLSYMCPQKGG, from the exons ATGAAGGCCAGAGCTTGTATAAGAAAGGAGTACGGAGTCATCTTCCTCTTTCTGGCTGTCTTTGTCTTGATCTATGTGCTACGTAACATGGATGTTCTGGAG TTTCCACATAAAGTGAACTCCATCAGCATCGTCCCAAGAGTTTTCACTGACCCTGACAAGCATCGCAGCTTCTGCACCTTCCAGCCTTTGTCCCGTGAGGAGGCTCTGGAGGAGCGCTTCCTACTAGACTCTATTGCTTGGCCTGAAACTCCACTTGTTTCTTTGGAGCAGACCAGCGATCCAGCTCACAGCAACTTCACCATTCTCCCAGCGAGGGGAGGAGGACAGTGGCACGTAGGGGATCAGCTGGAGGTTATGATACAGATGTCTGACTTCAAGGGCCGTCCCAGGAAGTCTGGGGGGGACTTCTTACTCGCCAGGCTGCACAACCGGAAGATTGGTGCAGGTGTGGTTGGGCAAGTAGTGGATCATCTCAATGGGAGTTACTCTGCTGTATTCTCTTTACTCTGGGATGGAGGCGCGCAGGTTGAG GTGACGCTGGTTCACCCCGTTGAGGTTATCCCAGTGCTGAACAGGCTGAACAGCGAACAGCCCGACAGGATTTACTTCAACAGCCTCTTCCGCTCAGGCTCAGTCTCTGAAACTTCCATCTGTAACGTCTGCCTACATCCAACCCAGCCTCTGTGCAACTTCACTGACGTCCGTACAGGCGAGCCTTGGTTCTGCTACAAGCCAAAGAGCCTGAGCTGTGATGCCAGGGTCAACCACGCCATGGGATCATACAAAGAAAACATCAAGGCCGAGGAGAAGAAGCTCTTTCAAAG CGGTGTTAACTTGAAAGTCTACATGCGGTCTTCAGGACCTGCCAGTGTCACTGTGTTGCCACAAAAGGAAG CTCAACCAAAGGTGCAAAGCAGCAGTGTGACATCTGGTCCTTCTGGTTTTTACTACCAGGATGTGTGGCGAGCACTAGGTGGCACCACAGTTCAACAGTTCCAATTCAACACTGCTGCCATGATTCAGTGTCTGAAAGGAAAGGTGGTCCACATGTATGGAGACTCCACCGTCAGGCAGCTGTTTGAATTCCTCAACGCAGCTCTACCAG ATCTGAAGGAGTTTGACCTGCACAGCCCAGAGAAAGCTGGACCTTACATGTCCTTGGACTATGCAAACAACATCTTGTTGACGTCCCGCTTCCACGGCCCTCCTATCCGTATTGTCGTCGTCTCAGCCAGCCAGCTTCGGTACATTGCCAATGAAATAGATGGCTTAATTGGAGGCACCAACACTGTCGTCGTTTTTGGCATCTGGGCTCACTTCGGCACTTTCCCGATGGAGATCTACATCCGGAGGCTGCAGAGCATCCGCAGGGCGGTGGTGCGGCTGCTGGACAGGGCTCCAGGCACGCTGGTCGTCATCCGAACCGGGAACCCCAAAGCTCTGTCGCTTACTATCTCTCTAACCAACAGCGACTGGCACTCGTGGCAGTGTAACAAGGTGCTCAGAGCCGTGTTCAAAGGACTGAATGTTCATCTGATCGATGCCTGGGAGATGACCCTGGCCCACCACCTGCCGCACGACCTTCACCCAGCACCTCCTATTATTAAGAATATGGTTAACGTTCTCTTGTCCTACATGTGCCCTCAAAAGGGTGGctag
- the LOC119482569 gene encoding NXPE family member 3-like isoform X2, with product MKARACIRKEYGVIFLFLAVFVLIYVLRNMDVLEFPHKVNSISIVPRVFTDPDKHRSFCTFQPLSREEALEERFLLDSIAWPETPLVSLEQTSDPAHSNFTILPARGGGQWHVGDQLEVMIQMSDFKGRPRKSVGDFLLARLHNRKIGAGVVGQVVDHLNGSYSAVFSLLWDGGAQVEVTLVHPVEVIPVLNRLNSEQPDRIYFNSLFRSGSVSETSICNVCLHPTQPLCNFTDVRTGEPWFCYKPKSLSCDARVNHAMGSYKENIKAEEKKLFQSGVNLKVYMRSSGPASVTVLPQKEDLKEFDLHSPEKAGPYMSLDYANNILLTSRFHGPPIRIVVVSASQLRYIANEIDGLIGGTNTVVVFGIWAHFGTFPMEIYIRRLQSIRRAVVRLLDRAPGTLVVIRTGNPKALSLTISLTNSDWHSWQCNKVLRAVFKGLNVHLIDAWEMTLAHHLPHDLHPAPPIIKNMVNVLLSYMCPQKGG from the exons ATGAAGGCCAGAGCTTGTATAAGAAAGGAGTACGGAGTCATCTTCCTCTTTCTGGCTGTCTTTGTCTTGATCTATGTGCTACGTAACATGGATGTTCTGGAG TTTCCACATAAAGTGAACTCCATCAGCATCGTCCCAAGAGTTTTCACTGACCCTGACAAGCATCGCAGCTTCTGCACCTTCCAGCCTTTGTCCCGTGAGGAGGCTCTGGAGGAGCGCTTCCTACTAGACTCTATTGCTTGGCCTGAAACTCCACTTGTTTCTTTGGAGCAGACCAGCGATCCAGCTCACAGCAACTTCACCATTCTCCCAGCGAGGGGAGGAGGACAGTGGCACGTAGGGGATCAGCTGGAGGTTATGATACAGATGTCTGACTTCAAGGGCCGGCCCAGGAAGTCTGTTGGGGACTTCTTACTCGCCAGGCTGCACAACCGGAAGATTGGTGCAGGTGTGGTTGGGCAAGTAGTGGATCATCTCAATGGGAGTTACTCTGCTGTATTCTCTTTACTCTGGGATGGAGGCGCGCAGGTTGAG GTGACGCTGGTTCACCCCGTTGAGGTTATCCCAGTGCTGAACAGGCTGAACAGCGAACAGCCCGACAGGATTTACTTCAACAGCCTCTTCCGCTCAGGCTCAGTCTCTGAAACTTCCATCTGTAACGTCTGCCTACATCCAACCCAGCCTCTGTGCAACTTCACTGACGTCCGTACAGGCGAGCCTTGGTTCTGCTACAAGCCAAAGAGCCTGAGCTGTGATGCCAGGGTCAACCACGCCATGGGATCATACAAAGAAAACATCAAGGCCGAGGAGAAGAAGCTCTTTCAAAG CGGTGTTAACTTGAAAGTCTACATGCGGTCTTCAGGACCTGCCAGTGTCACTGTGTTGCCACAAAAGGAAG ATCTGAAGGAGTTTGACCTGCACAGCCCAGAGAAAGCTGGACCTTACATGTCCTTGGACTATGCAAACAACATCTTGTTGACGTCCCGCTTCCACGGCCCTCCTATCCGTATTGTCGTCGTCTCAGCCAGCCAGCTTCGGTACATTGCCAATGAAATAGATGGCTTAATTGGAGGCACCAACACTGTCGTCGTTTTTGGCATCTGGGCTCACTTCGGCACTTTCCCGATGGAGATCTACATCCGGAGGCTGCAGAGCATCCGCAGGGCGGTGGTGCGGCTGCTGGACAGGGCTCCAGGCACGCTGGTCGTCATCCGAACCGGGAACCCCAAAGCTCTGTCGCTTACTATCTCTCTAACCAACAGCGACTGGCACTCGTGGCAGTGTAACAAGGTGCTCAGAGCCGTGTTCAAAGGACTGAATGTTCATCTGATCGATGCCTGGGAGATGACCCTGGCCCACCACCTGCCGCACGACCTTCACCCAGCACCTCCTATTATTAAGAATATGGTTAACGTTCTCTTGTCCTACATGTGCCCTCAAAAGGGTGGctag
- the LOC119482569 gene encoding NXPE family member 3-like isoform X1 — MKARACIRKEYGVIFLFLAVFVLIYVLRNMDVLEFPHKVNSISIVPRVFTDPDKHRSFCTFQPLSREEALEERFLLDSIAWPETPLVSLEQTSDPAHSNFTILPARGGGQWHVGDQLEVMIQMSDFKGRPRKSVGDFLLARLHNRKIGAGVVGQVVDHLNGSYSAVFSLLWDGGAQVEVTLVHPVEVIPVLNRLNSEQPDRIYFNSLFRSGSVSETSICNVCLHPTQPLCNFTDVRTGEPWFCYKPKSLSCDARVNHAMGSYKENIKAEEKKLFQSGVNLKVYMRSSGPASVTVLPQKEAQPKVQSSSVTSGPSGFYYQDVWRALGGTTVQQFQFNTAAMIQCLKGKVVHMYGDSTVRQLFEFLNAALPDLKEFDLHSPEKAGPYMSLDYANNILLTSRFHGPPIRIVVVSASQLRYIANEIDGLIGGTNTVVVFGIWAHFGTFPMEIYIRRLQSIRRAVVRLLDRAPGTLVVIRTGNPKALSLTISLTNSDWHSWQCNKVLRAVFKGLNVHLIDAWEMTLAHHLPHDLHPAPPIIKNMVNVLLSYMCPQKGG; from the exons ATGAAGGCCAGAGCTTGTATAAGAAAGGAGTACGGAGTCATCTTCCTCTTTCTGGCTGTCTTTGTCTTGATCTATGTGCTACGTAACATGGATGTTCTGGAG TTTCCACATAAAGTGAACTCCATCAGCATCGTCCCAAGAGTTTTCACTGACCCTGACAAGCATCGCAGCTTCTGCACCTTCCAGCCTTTGTCCCGTGAGGAGGCTCTGGAGGAGCGCTTCCTACTAGACTCTATTGCTTGGCCTGAAACTCCACTTGTTTCTTTGGAGCAGACCAGCGATCCAGCTCACAGCAACTTCACCATTCTCCCAGCGAGGGGAGGAGGACAGTGGCACGTAGGGGATCAGCTGGAGGTTATGATACAGATGTCTGACTTCAAGGGCCGGCCCAGGAAGTCTGTTGGGGACTTCTTACTCGCCAGGCTGCACAACCGGAAGATTGGTGCAGGTGTGGTTGGGCAAGTAGTGGATCATCTCAATGGGAGTTACTCTGCTGTATTCTCTTTACTCTGGGATGGAGGCGCGCAGGTTGAG GTGACGCTGGTTCACCCCGTTGAGGTTATCCCAGTGCTGAACAGGCTGAACAGCGAACAGCCCGACAGGATTTACTTCAACAGCCTCTTCCGCTCAGGCTCAGTCTCTGAAACTTCCATCTGTAACGTCTGCCTACATCCAACCCAGCCTCTGTGCAACTTCACTGACGTCCGTACAGGCGAGCCTTGGTTCTGCTACAAGCCAAAGAGCCTGAGCTGTGATGCCAGGGTCAACCACGCCATGGGATCATACAAAGAAAACATCAAGGCCGAGGAGAAGAAGCTCTTTCAAAG CGGTGTTAACTTGAAAGTCTACATGCGGTCTTCAGGACCTGCCAGTGTCACTGTGTTGCCACAAAAGGAAG CTCAACCAAaggtgcagagcagcagtgtgacaTCTGGTCCTTCTGGTTTTTACTACCAGGATGTGTGGCGAGCACTAGGTGGCACCACAGTTCAACAGTTCCAATTCAACACTGCTGCCATGATTCAGTGTCTGAAAGGAAAGGTGGTCCACATGTATGGAGACTCCACCGTCAGGCAGCTGTTTGAATTCCTCAACGCAGCTCTACCAG ATCTGAAGGAGTTTGACCTGCACAGCCCAGAGAAAGCTGGACCTTACATGTCCTTGGACTATGCAAACAACATCTTGTTGACGTCCCGCTTCCACGGCCCTCCTATCCGTATTGTCGTCGTCTCAGCCAGCCAGCTTCGGTACATTGCCAATGAAATAGATGGCTTAATTGGAGGCACCAACACTGTCGTCGTTTTTGGCATCTGGGCTCACTTCGGCACTTTCCCGATGGAGATCTACATCCGGAGGCTGCAGAGCATCCGCAGGGCGGTGGTGCGGCTGCTGGACAGGGCTCCAGGCACGCTGGTCGTCATCCGAACCGGGAACCCCAAAGCTCTGTCGCTTACTATCTCTCTAACCAACAGCGACTGGCACTCGTGGCAGTGTAACAAGGTGCTCAGAGCCGTGTTCAAAGGACTGAATGTTCATCTGATCGATGCCTGGGAGATGACCCTGGCCCACCACCTGCCGCACGACCTTCACCCAGCACCTCCTATTATTAAGAATATGGTTAACGTTCTCTTGTCCTACATGTGCCCTCAAAAGGGTGGctag